The following proteins come from a genomic window of Coregonus clupeaformis isolate EN_2021a chromosome 2, ASM2061545v1, whole genome shotgun sequence:
- the LOC121531812 gene encoding ras-related protein Rap-2c, which yields MKEYKVVVLGSGGVGKSALTVQFVTGTFIEKYDPTIEDFYRKEIEVDSSPSVLEILDTAGTEQFASMRDLYIKNGQGFILVYSLVNQQSFQDIRPMRDQIVRVKRFEKVPLILVGNKVDLESEREVAGADGRALAQEWGCPFIETSAKSKTMVDELFAEIVRQMNYATLPEKQEQCCTACVVQ from the exons ATGAAGGAGTACAAAGTGGTTGTGTTGGGAAGCGGCGGCGTTGGCAAGTCCGCGCTGACTGTCCAGTTTGTCACGGGCACGTTCATCGAGAAATATGACCCTACAATTGAGGACTTCTATCGGAAAGAGATTGAAGTGGACTCGTCGCCTTCGGTGTTGGAGATCCTTGACACGGCAGGGACAGAACAGTTCGCCTCCATGAGAGACCTGTACATCAAGAACGGCCAGGGTTTCATACTTGTCTACAGTCTCGTCAACCAACAGTCATTTCAG GACATTAGGCCGATGCGAGACCAGATAGTGCGGGTGAAGCGCTTTGAGAAGGTGCCACTGATCCTGGTGGGCAACAAGGTGGACCTGGAGTCTGAGAGGGAGGTTGCGGGTGCAGACGGCCGTGCCCTGGCTCAGGAGTGGGGCTGCCCCTTCATCGAGACCTCGGCCAAGAGCAAGACCATGGTGGACGAGCTGTTTGCTGAGATCGTCCGTCAGATGAACTATGCCACGCTGCCAGAGAAACAGGAGCAGTGCTGCACGGCCTGTGTGGTGCAGTAA
- the zgc:92907 gene encoding UDP-N-acetylglucosamine transferase subunit ALG13 homolog, with protein MKRVFVTVGTTSFDDLIERVTSPEAVQELKARGYQHLVLQVGQGSILPDSDSCHELTLEAFRFKDSIAENIRCADLVISHAGAGSCLETLGADKPLLVVVNDKLMDNHQLELAKQLHQDSHLLYCTPSTLTETLKTMDLAVLSPFLPGQPKHFANFLDKALGVQ; from the exons ATGAAGAGGGTATTTGTAACTGTAGGAACAACAAGCTTTGATGACCTAATCGAACGTGTTACTTCCCCTGAAGCTGTTCAA GAGTTGAAAGCCCGCGGCTATCAACATTTGGTCCTGCAGGTCGGACAAGGCTCTATTCTCCCAGATTCAGACAGCTGTCACGAGCTCACGTTAGAGGCCTTTCGATTCAAGGATTCCATCGCTGAAAATATCAGATGTGCCGACCTGGTTATCAGCCATGCTG GGGCAGGTAGTTGTCTGGAGACCCTTGGTGCAGACAAGCCACTGCTAGTGGTGGTCAATGACAAACTTATGGACAATCACCAGCTAGAGCTGGCCAAACAGCTACACCAAGACTCACACCTACTGTACTGCACCCCCAG CACTCTTACTGAGACCCTGAAGACGATGGACCTTGCTGTTCTCTCACCCTTCTTACCTGGACAACCAAAGCATTTTGCCAATTTCCTGGACAAGGCCCTTGGTGTTCAATGA
- the LOC121531825 gene encoding uncharacterized protein CXorf65 homolog has protein sequence MLYSTSLGSLFRWIDVLNVSMCMCVSELVDLCDDHGALKLLFLSQQPQESASRLLSPRCSLTFCIVNRNPKDGAYVSITPLVANPDPALLESLQTQTDSLERARLRQLRSQKDRRAKEAPTQTQPTQTAKSRGRAVHMDAPDDEPSNRRTGGRRSRN, from the exons ATGTTATATTCAACCAGTCTTGGTTCTCTCTTCAGATGGATAGATGTCTTAAATGTGtctatgtgcatgtgtgtttcaGAGCTGGTGGATCTGTGTGATGACCACGGGGCTCTGAAGCTTCTCTTTCTGTCCCAGCAGCCTCAGGAGAGTGCCAGCCGACTACTTTCTCCCCGCTGCTCCCTCACATTCTGCATTGTTAATC GTAACCCAAAGGATGGTGCCTATGTTTCCATTACTCCCTTAGTGGCCAACCCAGACCCTGCACTTCTGG AGAGCCTGCAGACTCAGACTGACAGCCTGGAGAGGGCTCGTCTCAGACAGCTCCGCTCTCAGAAGGACCGCAGAGCCAAAGAGGCGCCCACTCAGACTCAACCCACACAGacc GCTAAGAGCCGTGGCCGTGCGGTACATATGGACGCCCCTGACGACGAACCCTCCAATCGCCGGACTGGAGGCAGGAGGAGCAGGAACTGA